From one Bacteroides fragilis NCTC 9343 genomic stretch:
- a CDS encoding 4-hydroxy-3-methylbut-2-en-1-yl diphosphate synthase: MDLFNYSRRETSEVNIGAVPLGGPNPIRIQSMTNTPTQDTEACVAQAKRIVDAGGEYVRLTTQGVKEAENLMNINIGLRSTGYMVPLVADVHFNPKVADVAAQYAEKVRINPGNYVDPGRTFKQLEYTDEEYAAELQKIRDRFVPFLNICKENHTAVRIGVNHGSLSDRIMSRYGDTPEGMVESCMEFLRICVDEKFTDVVISIKASNTVVMVKTVRLLVSVMEQEGMSFPLHLGVTEAGDGEDGRIKSALGIGALLADGLGDTIRVSLSEEPEAEIPVARKLVDYITSRRNHPYIPGMEAPDFNYLSPVRRKTRPVRNIGGDHLPVVLADRMDGRMETHPQFTPDYIYAGRALPEQTEPGVQYILDADVWKGEPDTWPAFNYAQLELMETCAAELKFLFTPYMALTREVVACLKQHPEAVVVSQSNHPNRVGEHRALAHQLTVEGLQNPVIFFQHYAEDTAEDLQIKAGADMGALIFDGLCDGIYLFNQGKLSHAVIDATAFGILQAGRIRTSKTEYISCPGCGRTLFNLQSTIARVKEATSHLKGLKIGIMGCIVNGPGEMADADYGYVGAGRGKISLYKQKECIEKNIPEEEAVEKLIELIKANGDYEEKTSSLSSPKEKEDK, encoded by the coding sequence ATGGATTTATTCAACTACTCCCGACGGGAAACTTCGGAAGTGAATATTGGGGCCGTTCCGTTGGGCGGCCCCAATCCTATCCGTATCCAGTCGATGACAAATACCCCCACACAAGACACCGAGGCTTGTGTGGCCCAGGCAAAGCGCATTGTAGATGCCGGCGGAGAATATGTCCGTCTCACTACACAGGGGGTGAAAGAGGCCGAAAACCTGATGAACATCAATATCGGCCTGCGCAGTACCGGCTATATGGTTCCGCTTGTGGCCGATGTACACTTCAACCCGAAAGTAGCCGATGTAGCGGCACAATATGCCGAGAAAGTGCGTATCAATCCCGGAAACTACGTAGATCCCGGACGCACTTTCAAACAACTGGAATATACCGACGAGGAATATGCCGCCGAACTGCAAAAGATACGTGACCGCTTCGTCCCCTTCCTGAATATCTGTAAAGAGAATCATACAGCCGTCCGTATCGGGGTGAACCACGGCTCACTGTCCGATCGCATCATGTCACGCTACGGTGACACGCCGGAAGGTATGGTAGAGTCGTGCATGGAATTCCTGCGCATCTGCGTAGACGAGAAGTTTACGGATGTCGTCATCTCAATCAAAGCATCCAACACGGTGGTAATGGTAAAGACCGTACGCCTGTTGGTATCAGTGATGGAACAGGAAGGCATGTCATTCCCTCTCCACTTGGGTGTTACGGAAGCCGGCGACGGAGAAGACGGACGTATCAAATCGGCTTTGGGCATCGGCGCATTGTTGGCTGACGGGCTGGGCGACACGATCCGTGTCTCGCTGAGTGAAGAACCGGAAGCCGAGATTCCCGTGGCACGCAAGTTGGTGGACTATATTACAAGTCGCCGGAACCATCCGTACATTCCCGGCATGGAAGCTCCGGATTTCAACTACCTTTCTCCGGTACGCCGTAAAACACGGCCGGTACGCAATATCGGCGGAGACCATCTGCCCGTGGTACTTGCCGACCGCATGGACGGACGTATGGAGACCCATCCGCAATTTACACCGGATTACATTTATGCCGGACGTGCTTTGCCCGAACAGACAGAACCCGGAGTTCAATACATCCTCGATGCCGACGTATGGAAAGGAGAACCTGATACGTGGCCTGCCTTCAATTATGCACAATTGGAGTTAATGGAAACATGCGCAGCCGAACTGAAATTCCTCTTTACCCCTTACATGGCGCTTACCCGGGAAGTTGTCGCATGCCTGAAGCAACACCCCGAAGCAGTCGTTGTCTCACAAAGCAACCACCCGAACCGTGTAGGCGAACATCGTGCCCTGGCACATCAACTGACGGTGGAAGGATTACAGAATCCGGTTATCTTCTTCCAACACTATGCCGAAGATACAGCCGAAGACTTGCAGATCAAAGCCGGCGCGGATATGGGAGCCTTGATCTTTGACGGATTGTGTGACGGAATTTATCTCTTCAACCAAGGCAAACTGAGCCATGCAGTGATTGATGCCACTGCTTTCGGAATTCTGCAGGCAGGACGTATCCGTACCAGCAAGACTGAATATATTTCTTGCCCGGGATGCGGACGAACACTGTTCAACCTGCAAAGTACGATTGCCCGCGTCAAAGAAGCCACCTCGCACTTGAAGGGGCTCAAGATAGGCATCATGGGATGCATCGTCAACGGACCGGGCGAAATGGCAGACGCCGACTACGGTTATGTAGGAGCCGGACGTGGCAAAATCAGTCTCTATAAACAGAAGGAATGCATTGAAAAGAATATTCCGGAAGAAGAAGCCGTAGAAAAGCTGATAGAACTGATTAAAGCAAACGGGGACTATGAAGAGAAGACTTCTTCCCTGTCCTCTCCCAAAGAAAAGGAAGACAAATAG